From one Papio anubis isolate 15944 chromosome 12, Panubis1.0, whole genome shotgun sequence genomic stretch:
- the LOC101013157 gene encoding LOW QUALITY PROTEIN: olfactory receptor 51F1 (The sequence of the model RefSeq protein was modified relative to this genomic sequence to represent the inferred CDS: inserted 1 base in 1 codon): MLQNWDTMEILSNLTSKFPTFLLTSSPDLESXHAWISIPFSCFYTIAFSGHSIILFVIITQQSLHEPMYYFLSMLSATDLGLTVSTLSTTLGILWFDAREISLYSCIVQMFLLHGFTIMQSGVLVAMAFDHYVAICDPPRYTTILTNSRIIQMDFLMIIRAIVLILPLLLLLKPLYFYRMNALSHAYCYHPDVIQLTYSDIQTLICGLIDLILTTGIDTPCIALSYILIIHSVFRIASPEERHKVFSTCVSHMGAVAIFYLPMLSLSLVYRYGPSAPRVVHSVTANVYLLLPPVFSPIIYSVKPKQIHMALLSLLLTK; encoded by the exons ATGCTGCAAAACTGGGATACCATGGAAATCCTAAGCAACTTGACATCTAAATTTCCAACATTCTTGTTAACCAGCAGTCCTGACCTAGAGT CCCATGCCTGGATCtccattcctttttcttgtttttacacCATTGCCTTCTCTGGACACAGCATAATCCTGTTTGTCATCATTACCCAGCAGAGTCTCCATGAGCCCATGTATTATTTCCTCTCCATGCTATCAGCCACTGATCTGGGCTTGACTGTTTCTACATTGTCAACAACATTAG GTATCCTCTGGTTTGATGCACGCGAAATCAGTCTATACAGCTGCATTGTCCAGATGTTTCTTCTTCATGGATTCACTATCATGCAATCTGGGGTGCTGGTGGCTATGGCCTTTGACCATTATGTGGCCATCTGTGATCCTCCGAGGTACACTACCATTCTCACTAATTCCAGAATCATTCAGATGGATTTCCTGATGATTATACGTGCTATAGTACTAATACTACCACTACTTTTGCTCCTTAAGCCTCTCTATTTCTATAGAATGAATGCCCTTTCCCATGCCTACTGTTACCATCCAGATGTGATTCAATTAACCTATTCAGACATTCAGACATTAATCTGTGGATTAATAGATCTCATACTGACAACTGGAATAGATACGCCATGCATTGCCCTGTCATATATCTTAATTATTCACTCTGTCTTCAGAATTGCCTCTCCTGAAGAACGGCACAAGGTCTTCAGCACCTGTGTCTCCCACATGGGAGCAGTTGCTATCTTCTACCTCCCCATGCTGAGCCTGTCCTTGGTGTATCGCTATGGTCCATCAGCCCCCAGAGTGGTCCATTCAGTGACGGCCAATGTATACCTGCTTTTACCCCCTGTGTTCAGCCCCATCATCTACAGTGTAAAACCAAAACAGATCCACATGGCTCTGCTCAGTCTGCTGCTTACAAAATGA